From the Conger conger chromosome 14, fConCon1.1, whole genome shotgun sequence genome, one window contains:
- the LOC133110645 gene encoding telomeric repeat-binding factor 2-interacting protein 1-like codes for MCSVIDSRSSPLSRVLFLSETGKPMRFFMRPGATKTQLQPIISAGGGVVCRVQEPNAILLLDPEEMNEGFGGAAARYVSTQYVLDCVEKNQQLEVDDYRFSNDSVQIAPAKRKREASGRMCYSAEEDAAILGYVRGRVREVCGNRLWQQMEREAVTTHSWQSMKDRYRKHLSKQPLEGDTEPKQTASTIKLFTVPLQQNDPAQSPHRIDMLTPSPEKAQPPPS; via the coding sequence ATGTGCTCGGTGATTGACAGCCGGTCGTCGCCCCTGTCGCGGGTCCTGTTCCTGAGCGAGACGGGCAAGCCCATGCGCTTCTTCATGAGGCCCGGCGCCACCAAAACCCAGCTGCAGCCGATCATCAGCGCCGGTGGCGGCGTGGTCTGCAGGGTGCAGGAGCCGAACGCGATCCTGCTGCTGGACCCGGAGGAAATGAACGAGGGCTTCGGCGGCGCTGCGGCGCGGTACGTTTCCACGCAGTACGTCCTGGACTGTGTGGAGAAGAACCAGCAGCTGGAGGTGGACGACTATAGATTCAGCAACGACAGCGTGCAGATCGCGCCCGCCAAACGCAAGCGGGAGGCGAGCGGGCGCATGTGCTACTCCGCGGAGGAGGACGCCGCCATCCTCGGCTACGTTCGAGGTCGCGTGCGCGAGGTGTGCGGCAACCGCCTTTGGCAGCAGATGGAGCGGGAAGCCGTCACCACGCACAGCTGGCAGTCCATGAAGGACCGGTACCGCAAGCACCTCTCCAAGCAGCCGCTAGAGGGCgacacagagccaaaacaaacgGCATCGACCATCAAACTTTTTACTGTGCCCTTGCAACAGAATGATCCCGCTCAATCGCCGCACCGGATAGACATGCTTACGCCCTCACCTGAGAAAGCACAACCGCCGCCCTCCTGA
- the LOC133110644 gene encoding telomeric repeat-binding factor 2-interacting protein 1-like, which translates to MCSVIDSRSSPLSRVLFLSETGKPMRFFMRPGATKTQLQPIISAGGGVVCRVQEPNAILLLDPEEMNEGFGGAAALYVSTQYVLDCVEKNQQLEVDDYRFRDDSVQIAPAKRKREASGRMGYSAEEDAAILGYVRGRVREVCGNRLWKQMEREAVTTHSWQSMKDRYRKHLSTQPLEGDTEPKQTASTIKLFTVPLQQNDPAQSPHRIDLLTPSPEKAQPPPSPETAQPPPSPSKAEPPPSPEEENTNRSPEQTRPQPSAEPTGPQPSPERSRPQRSPRKVHPPPPLDQSHPQPATEESAPPASSERTDPPTLERTSEAVRPHCLAGEGSSAGKDEAGPSTKSTGRNGQLVDMEQVVQDDEEERPSPKKRKLGILERAVMEFEDLDESDDDTPDIALSSATTSADRRKGLGEEVSATTSAVVIQENDEEEEEEEDDNEDRKKRNAEPRPEKAPDVQTGPPDKDKGPEVNRENVDEDDSEDNSSKDNRHNNHSKDNGDDSNSKDNRHDSNSKDNRHGNHSKDNGVPQAAKAPDVQLVSADQDTGATASGLAPRTSAPVTSKVHLFLFDRESQEEEEEEEEEEAPPFTQVQLEGARRQLHSLMQESGRGLESVSKALLKTGGDAAAALRYLRGGARRRLWDPRDDGLLAPAGPALLGLERKYGKGAVARRLAFLDME; encoded by the exons ATGTGCTCGGTGATTGACAGCCGGTCGTCGCCCCTGTCGCGGGTCCTGTTCCTGAGCGAGACGGGCAAGCCCATGCGCTTCTTCATGAGGCCCGGCGCCACCAAAACCCAGCTGCAGCCAATCATCAGCGCCGGTGGCGGCGTGGTCTGCAGGGTGCAGGAGCCGAACGCGATCCTGCTGCTGGACCCGGAGGAAATGAACGAGGGCTTCGGCGGCGCTGCGGCGCTGTACGTTTCCACGCAGTACGTCCTGGACTGCGTGGAGAAGAACCAGCAGCTGGAGGTGGACGACTATAGATTCAGGGACGACAGCGTGCAGATCGCGCCCGCCAAACGCAAGCGGGAGGCGAGCGGGCGCATGGGCTACTCCGCGGAGGAGGACGCCGCCATCCTCGGCTACGTTCGCGGTCGCGTGCGCGAGGTGTGCGGCAACCGCCTTTGGAAGCAGATGGAGCGGGAAGCCGTCACCACGCACAGCTGGCAGTCCATGAAGGACCGGTACCGCAAGCACCTCTCCACGCAGCCACTAGAGGGCgacacagagccaaaacaaacgGCATCGACCATCAAACTTTTTACTGTGCCCTTGCAACAGAATGATCCCGCTCAATCGCCGCACCGGATAGACCTGCTTACGCCCTCACCTGAGAAAGCACAACCGCCGCCCTCACCTGAGACAGCACAACCGCCGCCCTCACCTTCGAAAGCAGAACCGCCACCCTCACCTGaggaagaaaacacaaaccGTTCACCTGAGCAGACACGCCCACAACCCTCTGCTGAGCCAACTGGCCCTCAACCCTCACCGGAGAGATCCCGCCCACAACGCTCGCCCAGGAAAGTGcacccgcccccgcccctcgACCAATCGCATCCTCAACCTGCTACTGAAGAAAGCGCTCCGCCGGCTTCGTCTGAACGAACCGACCCACCGACACTCGAGAGAACGTCCGAGGCGGTCCGACCGCACTGTTTGGCTGGAGAAGGCAGCTCAGCGGGAAAAGATGAAGCAGGCCCCAGTACTAAGTCCACAG gGAGAAATGGACAACTGGTGGACATGGAGCAAGTAGTGCAAGACGATGAGGAAGAGAGACCTTCACCCAAAAAGAGGAAATTGGGCATCCTGGAGAGAGCGGTGATGGAGTTTGAGGATTTGGACGAG AGTGATGATGACACCCCGGACATAGCTTTAAGCAGCGCTACTACAAGTGCTGATCGCAGAAAAGGTCTGGGTGAAGAGGTCTCGGCGACGACATCGGCTGTGGTTATCCAGGAAAacgatgaggaggaggaggaggaggaggacgacaACGAAGACAGGAAGAAGCGCAACGCCGAGCCTCGGCCTGAAAAGGCCCCGGACGTCCAGACGGGGCCTCCGGACAAAGACAAGGGGCCCGAGGTTAATCGGGAAAATGTTGATGAGGACGACAGTGAAGACAACAGCAGCAAGGACAATCGCCACAACAACCACAGCAAGGACAATGGTGACGACAGCAACAGCAAGGACAATCGTCACGACAGCAACAGCAAGGACAATCGTCACGGCAACCACAGCAAGGACAATGGCGTACCTCAGGCTGCGAAGGCCCCGGACGTCCAGCTCGTGTCTGCTGACCAAGACACGGGGGCCACGGCCAGTGGCCTCGCCCCACGGACCTCTGCGCCCGTCACCTCCAAGGTGCACCTGTTCCTGTTTGACCGCGAgtcgcaggaggaggaggaggaggaggaggaggaggaggcgcccCCGTTCACGCAGGTCCAGCTGGAGGGCGCCCGGCGGCAGCTGCACTCCCTGATGCAGGAGTCCGGGCGCGGCCTGGAGAGCGTGTCGAAGGCCCTCCTGAAGACGGGCGGAGACGCGGCGGCCGCCCTGCGCTACCTCCGCGGCGGGGCGCGGCGGCGCCTGTGGGACCCGCGTGACGACGGGCTCCTCGCCCCGGCCGGCCCCGCCCTGCTCGGCCTGGAGCGGAAGTACGGGAAGGGGGCCGTGGCCCGGAGGCTGGCGTTCCTGGACATGGAGTGA